The window TGTCTGTTGGTTTTGTTGGTGCTTGATCATGGTGTCTTATTTCCTGTGTGCTTTGTTATCTTTCCTGTGTTGTTCCCCTGGGTCTGAGACCAGaagatttatgttttcttctgcagGCACTAAGGGGTACAAAACCACTTTACCCTAAATTCAGAGCTTGAGGTTTCTTGAGGCATCTCAGTGATGCAGCTTTGAGCTACAAATATGTGAGAGGGCTGATCCAAGGCCTCAGTCTCTCAGAGatgggtttctgttttcttctgtgctCCACTTACGGTCAAGGCCATCATTccctgtgagtgggggaaggtgggagggttGACTTCTGGTTAGCTCTTACACGGAGGGTGCAGCTTGATTTGGGGGAGTTCCCCATTACAACTCTCAccctggtcaggctctgggccTCGATCTCTGCACCCCCTCAATTCTGCAAAGTCATCAAATAGCAGCTCACTTTTGCCTTCAGGGTGGAAGGACTTCCTGTGCATCCCTTCCCTCCGGGTGCTCACTTtctcttaattttggattagtAAGCTCCTTACTCTTTTGGcagtatttttataactttaagaagattttctaaatgtttactgCAGGATTTCTAGTTTTCTGAGTGGGAGATTTTATCCAACTCACCTAGTCTGCCATGTTCTCCGAAATGAAAGTCTCTGTTCCAGATGGGGCCTCACCCCAAACAGGTGTTCATACCCTGCCAACACTCTCCCCACAGGGCAGGCCGGCTATGCTGTGTATAAGTCCATCCCTTAtggttccctggaggaggtgatccCCTACCTGATCCGGCGGGCCCAGGAGAACCGGAGTGTGCTGCATGGTGCCCGCAGGGAACAGAAGCTGCTCAGCCAAGAACTTCGGAGGAGGCTGCTGGGGCGGGGCCTGAGGGTTCCCCATTAGCACCCCCAGGAGTCCTGTGGTTAATAAAGATCCTGAGAGCTATTGCCCAAGCCGCTGTCCTGCACTGAAACCGCCTCCTTGGGGAAGGACTAATCTCAACCTCAGTCAGCCCATGCTAGGGAGACCTTTAGCTGACCCTGGAGCACAGCAAGGGCATTGATCAAAGACTTACGATGCCTCTCCCTAACCCCAAGGCAGCCTATCCTGCAATGGGCTTGGGATCAGTCAAGTAACTGATGTGGGTGCTTTCTTAACTCCAGTGGATGTCCAGATAAAGAGTAGACTTTGAGGTACTGCATCAAGaggccgggaggggcagagagggaagaggcaAACCACTCATTCACTTGGTAAGCATTTACTGAGGCTCCTTCTGAGCTACACTCTGCGGTGAACAAGGCTGAGGACACAACAGTGCCGAAGACAACTCTGCAGGCCCTGCCTCACAGAGCTTAGTCAGTAGTGGTAGACAGATCCGTCTTCACACAAGGACAGCCTGGTGGATCaagagggcttcccagaggatTCATAAGACTAACCAAGTGAATGCTGGGCAGAGCATTCAAAAGCAAGGGCATATGCATAGACAGAAAAGTGTGGAGCCGACgggggagtggggagacaggGATGGAAGGGTAGGCAGGCCAGGTGATGCCATCTTGGATGCCAGACTTCAGGGCTTGGACTCCGTCCCAGGGGCGTCAGGATGCCCTGGGGAGTCGGGACAGTTTCaggtaagggagggacagagttAGGCCTGGCTTAATAAGATTTCCCTGGTGCCATGGAGAGGGTGTACCACAGTGGGGCGACAGGCTGGGAGCCGGAAGGAAGCTGGGGTAAGAAATCCCTGCAGGCAGCTGGAGCATGGCAGGGCTGTAACAAACTGAGGAGGGGGCTGGCTGATGGAAAGGACACTAGGAGGCTGAGTGGATAGGCCCTCGGCAGACAGACTGGATGGGAGGGAGACATTGCAGGGAGAGGCCCAAGGCTCTGGCTTGAAGAGGGGGGACCCTGAGATGGGGATTGGGGAAGAAATGCAGTTTGGGGGAGATATTACGGCAAGCGTGGGACCCAGTGGATGTGAGGGTCCCAGGGGATTCCCAGGGGGAGGTGTCCAGGACACTGCGGGCCCCAGGTTTGGGGCAAAGAGATGAGGCTGGGgcaaggaaagggaggaaacagCCCACGGGGATGGTGAGAAGCGTGGGAAGAAGACAGCCAAGGACAGGGATGAGGAAAGGCCCACCACCTCCAGCAAGTCCTGGGGCAGGCGTAATCAGGGGGTAACGTAGGACACAGCCCACAGCTCTGGGGTGGACATCGCTTTTTCTTTTCTCGCTTTTTCTTTTCTCGCGTCACTTCAGGGCGGGAGGGGCGCCTCTCGGGGTGGGGGCTACTGCGCAAGCGCAAACGTGGCGGGAGGGGGCACTGATGCGCGTGCGCCGCTGCTTCCCGCTCGGCCCGCCAAAGCTAGAGTGCCTGGGTCACGTGGCAGTCACGTAGTGCTTGCTGTGAGAGCCCAACGGTAGGTGCCAAGACCCCTGGGCTGGGCCCTAGGCCCCCAAACCTTCCTAGAGCTTACTGGGCCCTCAGCTCTTGGCCAGACCCGCCCCCAGGccgccctctccctccttcccatcctcgGTGGCCCGTCAGACCCTGGCTCCCAGCCCACAGGCACAGGCCTCAGATCCCCTTCTTCCTCAGTCCCTTCCCCCAGCGCGGAGATCCCAACCCAGCACCCAGAGGTTTCCCTGAACCTCAGTCCACATCCCCGGACCTCAGACCTTCTCCCAGCCCGCAGACCCTGCCCTCAGACTGTCTTCCTCCCTTCGATCCCCTTGCATAGCCTGGAGACCCTGCCCCTTCTCAGGTCCCAACCCTCAGGCCCCTCTTCCTCCAGACCCTTTTCCTAACCCCCTAGACTCCTTTCCTACGCTCAGATCCTATCCCTGGAGGTCCTTACACCTCCCTGAGATGGAGTGCCCAGCCCTCAGACTCCCTTAGACCCCCGACCTGCTGGTTGTAGCTCCCAGAGCCCACCCCTTTGCTCCTTCAAACGCCTAACAACAAATCAGACCCCTCCTGACTCCCCTGCCTTTCTCACACTGCCCTCCAGGACTCCCAGCCGGCTCTGTTTTTATTGCCCCCAGAGGTCCTGTCTTCACTTTCTCCGGCCCTCATGAGACCCCCTAGGTGATCCCCACCCGGGAGCTGACTGAGTCCGGAGCCCACAGATGCCCTCCCCGCGCTCTCGATTCCCCGTGGAGCTGGGCTCTGTTAGGGATCCAGAGGCCCAGGTGGGACAACTGCATCGCCTGGCTGTAGCtgggggcccaggctggggcctCACGCGGCTCCTGCGCAGAGGTGAGGGTCTGGCTGCTGTAGTTGCCTGTGGGGCAAGATCAGGAGGCAGTACAGAAGGTGTGACTTTAGCTAGCCAGTCAACGGCTGTGTAGCGGGCACCTGTTGTCCATGGTGGGGATTTAGGGGTGAACCTAACTTTCTGGGTCGTTTCAACTGGAATCTATTAAGAGAATTTAAGAGAATGGTGAAGAGGAAGTAGATACACCGAAAAGGATGGCTTTTTGGATGGGGTGATACTTGTCCCACGTTATAAAAGTTGGTCATGCAAAAACCTGGGGAAGGGCACTTCAGAAGGGTGGAATAGCCATTGCAAAGGCTTTGAGGTCCAAACAGACTGGGTATGTGTAGGTAACCTTGGAGCAAGGGGGCTCAGAGAGAGGGCTGAAGCTAAGAGGCAGCAGGTGCAGACAGCAAAGGGTCTCAAAAGTAGTGTGTGAATTTTGTTAGATTTTGTTCTGTGTGTGATGGGAAAACATTGGAGTTGTAAGCAGGAAATGAAGGCCTAATttacaatttccattttttcattgatttttgtaaGTTGATTGTGTATCTGGCTACTACTTTCTGAGCTTAAGTAATCGTCGTAATTTTtggttcttttacattttttgttacCTGAGGATGGTGACAGTTTGGTCCAGCCCTTTAAACtcgaattctttttttttctcatgtgagGTGTTGGCCAGAACCCCTGAACTTTGTTGTGGGTGGATAGCTCTTTCCTTCTTGATATTAAAGGGAATTAATCTGTATTTCTGCATTAAGTATCGTGCTTACTCTTGGGttttggtttataatttttatgaagtgAGGAAGTTCCCATCTATTCTTCGTTTTTGAgatactccccccacccccagtcataAGTAGGCATTGAATTTTATCaggtgctttttctgtatctactgagtcaaatgtgatttttgttctttaatccATGAATGTCTTTTCCTACGTTGATTTTGttatgttgaatcatccttgacTTTTGGGAATAAATCTATTGGGTAATCCCTTTTACTTTATTTAGGGGGGTTGCATATATGATCATAAATGGAATTgaaatatactttcatttttgGTTCTGGAAGTTCATCTGGTTTGGGAATTAAGGTCTTACTAGCTTCATAAAGGGAGCCttgccctctttttctctttttttgtttttggatcaTCGTGTATAAGATTACCTATACATGGAATGAAATGATTACCACTGTAATGATTATATCATGCAATGAGGTGTGTTTTAAGAAGATCCTTCTGCAGGGCAAGACAAATGCAGAAACCCAGTTAGGATGCCACTGTGGATGCAGTGAATGTGGTATTCGGATGTTCCTAAAGGACCACATTTGGAGGGATTTTGTGACAGAGACCAGGCTGGTTTGGACCAAGTGCATGATTGATTTTAGTCATATCTGCCAAGGACGTAGGAGTGCAGGGACAAAGACACCACACATTTTCCCTCAGTAGGGATAGGGGCTAGGGCCTAGAGGAAGAAGGGTGAGTCCAGGGTAGCTGGGAGCAGTGGGCGAATGGGCTTCATGTGCGGTTAGTTACCTGTCCGCATGCAGCAGCCACAGCAAGGATgatgagtggggagaggaggggttaGCAGGGGGATCTGAGCAGGATGATGGGGGGGAAGGGCTTGGCATAGGCGTGGAGGCGCAGAGGAGGCTGCTACTTGGATTCAGCTCTTAGAagcaatattcaaaaataaacttgagagaTTTCCTGATAAAATCCAAAGAGTTTGCTTTTCTTGAAGAACTGGATGCTGGCCACATGGGATGTGTATACATACACTGAATTAAAGCTGGGTAGAGGCTGCCTGCCGTGGACAGTGCTTACTCCTGTGAGCCGGAGTCCCTGAGAAGTCCACCTCCCCCTGGTCCCTGGGTACTTTTGTGTGACTTTACCACTTCTGGGACGGCAGATGGGTGTCGGCGTGGCAGGTAGACATCACCCCTTGTTGCGGCTCTGTGCACTTACTAGTGGTGCATACTGTGTCGAGGCGAACTCTGAGGCAGAGTCCCCagtggctggagggtggggggttcCAGGACGTACAGATAGAACCTGGAGTCAAGGGCCACCCAGTCAAGGAGGGACTGTGGGGACTGGAAATTGGCAAAGGTGTTGCCTAGCAGCCCTCAGGACCTCTGCCTCGGGAGTAGAGGGCAGGCACAGTCCTGAGCCTCGCTGCCCCTCAGTTGTCCAGGTCGATGGTGAGAACTCCGCTGGGCAGACGGGGCTCTTCCTTTCGGCGCTGCTGGGCCACAGCTCTGCCGTGCAGCTCCTGCTGACCTTCGGCGCCAACCCTAACCAGTGAGTGGACGGATGGCGGTGCCCCCACGCTCCCAGGTCTCTGAGTCACAGTCCCAGAGGTCCTGGGAGCCAGGGCTTTCTTCCGAAGACACCTCTCTCCCTCAGGACACCCTCCTATCCCCAGTGACCTCCCCCTTGTTCTCTGAATTAACCCCTTCTTGTCCTCCAGTGACTATTCCCCTTCTCCTGCTATCTCCCATGCTCACGGTGATACTCTCACCTCTCAAAGACCCCACCGTGTCCCCCAAGTGACCTCTCCTGTTCTGATATCCACCTGCCACGTTCCTTTCATCCCTCGGTGATCCCATCCTGCCACCTCTTGTCCCTGTTACACCCTTTTCCTAATCCATTTCTGTCCTCATTGTTCTGCTGCAGCCGCTGCCTCGATGGCAGCACGCCTGTGCACGCAGGTGCCTTCTCGGGCCGCCGCCCGGTGGTGCTGCACCTGTTGCGGGCAGGGGGTGACCTGCGTCTACGTGACCAGCAGGGTCGCACGCCTCGGGACTGGGCAGAGCAGGGTGGTGCCAGGCAGAGCCGGGAGGTGAGCTGCGGCCCAGGTAGGGTGGGGGCGTGTCGAGCCAGCACCCCGATCTGCTTCAGCGCACCCCGCCCCCATCCAGGTGCTGGAGCTGCTAGAGCTATGCCGAGCCCGCGTAGCAGCACTGGTGCATGGCGGTGCGTTGGCAGCCAGTGCGTCCCTGGGCCAGCTGCAGGCCCGCTCTGTACACCACCTGTGTGGCTCCCTGTGGTTGCCGCGGCTGCTGCGTGCGGACGGGTAACTATCCACGTGTGAAACCCACTCGCCCGCCGCTCCCAGCTACCCTGGACTCACCCCTGTACTTCCCTTTGCCCCAGGGCACCGAGGCAGGAGCAGACCAGAAGACCCCCCCAAATCCCAGCCTTGGGGTTTGGCCAGGTAAGCGGGAGAGGTTGGGGGAGCAGGGGCCACCCCTGTCCATTTCTTGCCTCATAGTCTCACTCCCCATCCCCAGCTGAGCAGCCTGTGGCCACTGGGGCTGCTGACGGGCATACCCCTCGCGGACCCCAAGGAGCTGCTGCCAGCCCAGGGCGAGCCCGACCGCACCTACGAGAGCAGCTCCCGCACCCTCATGGCCAAGTGAGagctagcccccccccccccacgcccctgcCTAACTGTCCGGCAGAGCTCTGGGAGGTGTCCAGCTCTCCTAACCTCACAAGGAAAGCCCCCTTGTCTCAGACCTGCACTCTAACCACCTCCTCATTCTCTAGCCTCCTGTGGAGGGGCCACCCTGTGACAGCTCGGCAGCTGAAGGTACCGGGAACTCAGCCTGATGTGCTGTTGGCCGACCTTCAACACTGCaggtacccccacccccacccccagccttgccCTCAGGCTAGCCCCGTCCCACAGACCAGTCTCCTGCCTGCCTGTCCTACTCAAGTGTTTCACAGACAGAAGGCCAGGAACGTGACAGCCGCCACCGTTATAGTCTTCACCTCCAGGCCAGCGCTTGGCACGGACCCCTCTTACCGGAgtgaccacccctccccctgaCCGTAAAGTGGCTCCCCGTTCCGCGTGCAGTGTGTTACAGGCCGGTTGTAGGGAGGGTACCACAGGTGGGGTGTGAAGTGGGTGCCGGCCCTGTGAGCCAGGTCTCAGTGTCTCCTCTGTCTGGTGGCTGGTGCAGATCGTCAACCCCTCGCACGCGGTGAGCTGTGCCCAGGGGCAGCCCCCACCGTGCAGGTTGGGGCCTCCTTGTGAGTGGCCTGATCTCCTCCCACCCAGCACCCTGCACCACCCCAACATGTTGCTGCTGATGGCACTGAGCCCCTCGGCGGACCTGTCAGGACTGTGCCTCCTCTTCGAACCCGTGTGGCTGGGCTCCCTGCACGTGGTGCTGCACCCACGGGGACCGAGTCAGGAAGGGCCCCGCACTGTGCCAGGCCTGCCGCCCGGCCACCTGCTGCTGCAGGTGCTGGAGGCCCTGCTGTTCCTGCAGGCCCGCTGGCGTGCTCATGGCGGCCTTAGCTCTCATGCCGTGCAGCTGGTACGGCCAGGCCTGGCCAAGGTGGGCAGCCTGGAGCACGGGCGCCCACTGCACCGATGCTGGCCGCCGCCCAGGTGAGTGCCTGCCTCACCTGCCCGCCCCTGTGTCCCTGTCCGGTGGCCACTGGCTCACCAGGCCCCTTGGCCTCCGCAGGCCACAGCAGGGCTACCCCCGgggaggcccaggcccagggctaCCCCCGCCTCCTGAACTGTACCCATGGCTGCCACTTGAGCTCATCTGCGGTGACGTGCCTGCCGCCACCTCAGATCTCTACAGCTTCTGCATCCTGGCCCAGGAGGTCTTCACCGGTCAGTGAGTGATCCTACACCCCGCCCCACGGAGGTACCTGTACTGTTTCAGTCCCCCAGTCATGCTTCCTCACAGGAGAGCTGCCCTGGGCTGGGAGAAAGGGGCCTGAGGTGAAGGCTAAATTGGAGGCAGGTGAGAGCCCGGCCCTGGATCCCCTGGTACCAGCCCCCTACCAGGCCCTGGTTCAGGCTGGGCTGGGCCTAGGGCCCGCTGACCGCTGGGGCAGCCTGCAGAGTACTCGATACCTGCTGCGAGAGGCCATGGCCCAGGTACAGGGCAGGTTGGCAGGGTGGGTGGTAGCCTTGGAGCCTTAGGCAGGACCCACGTCCCATACTCAGCCTCCTTCCCCAGGACTCCACTCCTGAGGTGAGCTCCCGGAAGCATTGGCCCACACGGTACCTTTCATCCCAGGGTTCCCCACCAGGTGAGAGGGCAGGGAGTGGGTGGGAGCAGGTGGTGAGCTCAGCTCTGCTCTCCCCATTCCAACCAGCTGGTCTGTCCCCCCAGAGACACTGTACTGTGAGGTGGCTCCCAGAGCCAAGACTATACCCAGGCCTGTGCCCCCTGTGATGCCCCTAGGCCCCTCCCCATGCCAGGTAGGAGCCAGAGCAGGGACATGGAAGACCAAGGgagctgtggggcacctgggcaggcCCTGCCAGCTCTCTGCCATGGCTCTTTGCAGGCCCCGGAGACTCCTGAGACCCCAGGCCACAGCAGAGTCCAGAGGGGCACAGCCTGGGACTCAGGCAGCAGCTTGACTCTAGGCAgcctgagccccagccccagcttctACCCAGGCTTCAGCCCCGCAGCCAGGGTCAGCCTGCACCGCTGCCTGGAGCCCAGCTCAACAGTATGGATACCCGCAGGGCCCTGTGCAACCATTCATTTGTTAATCTTTCACCCCTCACCCCAGGTGTCACCAACCCCAATATCCCTGGCTGCCTCCCCTTTGACCAGGGACTCACAGGACACCCCAACTTTCCTGTCACTCACCTGTGCCCCCCTGACCAACTCTATTTCACCCAGGGCCCTGTCCTGTGCTCTAGCCATCAGGACTCAGCCTCCCTTCTGGGGACCCAGGGCTCTTTGGAGGAGTTTGAGAGGAAGTGCTCAGTCACGATTCAAGCCCTGCAGGGACTGTTGGCGTCACACACACAGGGCTGCCCTGCGGGGCCCCTCTACCGTGTGAGCCTAGCCCCTGCCTGCTGTCCCACAAGGAGGCCTCCCACACCCTGGAGGCTGCTGGCAGGGAAGGCCATGAGGGCAGGTGAAGCAGAGGACCCTGAGCCTATCCCCTGCCCCGTGCCACCTTCCCGGGCACCCTCCATGGCCACTGGGTGGCAGCTCTAGCCTTTTTCCCCTGCAGGTGCCCAGTCCCGAGCTGATCAAAGGAGATCTCTTCTCCAGCCTGCAGAAGTGAGAAATGGGCCCTGCTGGGGGACCCCGGACCCCTTCCTCATCCCCGGGGTAACCTTGGCTCCACCCCTATCCCACTACTCCCCAGGATGGACCTGCTGGAGGAGGTCATAGCAGAGCTGCAAGGTGGATGCCAACTCGGAGACAAGCCCAGCCTCGACCCCACTCCTGACACACGTTCTTAGGGTGCCCATGACTGCCTCCCTGAAGATATCACTGCTCAGAGCCTCCCAGGAGTGACTCCCCGTTCAGCACTTGCTGAAATGATAAAGTGATAAAGCAGCctatctgtctctgcctctttgttCACTGCATCTGGCTCCAGCATGACACTAGCAGCCAtgttttcaccatttttattaattttatcagatGGTTTAGTGGGGGTGTTTGGGGGGAGATGGGCAGGAGCTGTTCCCCAACCCCCTGTGCACAGGGCAGGACAAGCTGGGGGCTCCtgaagggagagggaagacagGCTGTTAGCCTAGCCCTCAGATTTGTGCGAGAGCCCCCAGGATGGGAGGacggtggggggatgggtgtgCCCTTCGGCCCAGGGTAGGAAAGCTATAACAGGTTAGGGACCCACATCAGAAACAAGTTACAAAGTTAGAAACCAAGGGTAGGGGTCAGGAgctcaagaaaatacaaaacaagggATTGGATTGGGCCAAGATCagtgagggggaagggaaaggaagaaggtttCCCCCAGCTGTGGCTCAGCAGTAGCTTCGGGTCTGACCCTCAGAATGGAGGGACCAGCTGGGAgtggggtaggggggtgggggaccagccccctcccttccttgcccCCCATTCCTGTACAAGGATCCCCGGTGGTGTTCACCCCCCCTCCCGTAGGCTGGTGGGGCTGCCCTATACAGCAGAAGAGGCTCTGGagggccccagggcccaggcaCCCTGTGAGGGGTGTGGGGGCCCCAGGGGGCCCGCTGTttctgggggaggcggggggctggggggccaggATCTGAACGGCTacgggggtgggcaggaggggaggaggagctggaagaggcgGGTGAGGGACCCCTGGGCCCCAGAGCTAGGTTGACATAGAGGGGCTCAGGCCGGGTAGGGCGCCGGGCAGGATGCTGGGAGGCTGAGTAGCCAAGGTGGTCATGGGGAAAgcaggaggggggtggtgggtagCTGAGCAGGAAGTCGGGGGACCTGTGGAGTGGTGGTGACTGGCCAAGCAGGCCGTATGAGGCATTGAGCCTATCTGGGGGCATAGAACGAAAGGGACTCCAGGACCGAGTGGGGCCAGAGTAGGGGGATCCCTCACCTGTCTCGATTTCATAGTACAGGTTCTCTCCCCTATCAAGTGGTGCAGGGGGACCTAGGGGGCTCCTCCAGACCGGGGCTGGGGAGCTGGGCTGGTAGGATGGGGAACCCAGGGAGTACAAGCCTGGTTTAGGGACCCCAAGGAAGGGTGGCAGGCACTCCCGGGGGGCCGAAGAGAAGAAGCCAGGAGTAGGAACCTGTGTGGGGACAGAATACAGGAACTGAGCTGCTGTCTCTGGCTCATCTCCACAACCCCTGCATCCCCCACTTGTCCTGAGCTGGGCACTGACCTGGGAAGGGCCTCGGAGTCCCCTCCTTGAGGTCCCTGGGGGACGCTGGCTCCTCACCAGGCTCCCGTCACTTTGTTGCCTCGGTAGGGAAGGTGGGGGTCCAGGAACCCAGGCACCCGGGTGGGCTAGGGAGTTGGGGGCTGGCCCAACCCCTGAGGTCCCTGGGGGCTCACCGCCCACCTCCAGTGACAGTGAGCGGTGGAaaggggagtggggagcagaAGGGGTGCTCCCATGCTCCTGTTGGCTCTGTCTCTGGGCCACCTGCTGAGCCCGCtcagccagggccagggccatGAGGCGTGCTGGgttcttggggggtgggggcggggctcccCCAGGGCGCAggagggacaggggtgggggcagcagcgGGGAATCCGTACCAGGACCTACACAGAGAGGAATGGGAAGAGGAGTCAGGCAGGTCTTGGGTGCAGCTTCTGGGTCTATGAGGGTGTAGGGTAGGCTGAGCAGGACTCACCGTGCTGGCCTTGGGGCCCCCGGGGACCAGGCAGTGACAGCTTGCTGCAGATCTCCTGTTGGCAGGTGTCACTCAGCTGGGCCTCGGCTCCACGCAGCAGCAAGGGGATGAGATGGGGCCGCAGGCCTGGGTTGGGGCTGAGGGCTGGCGTTGGGGTGACTGAGGCAGGtgttcccccagcccccagcagctcCAGGACAGCAGGTGGCACTGATACAGCTAGGGGCTCTGAGATGTCCAGGGCGGTGGGCGAGGCAGGGTTGGCGGTCCCACGGGGTGAGAGGGCCTGGGGGGTCACCCTGGGTgggaaggcagaggcaggggctgggggtgctgggctGGCAGGAGGTGCAGGGTCCCCTGGTGTGGGGCTGCTGCAGCGAAAGGTCAGGGGATCAAAGTCGAGCCCCCGGAGCCCCTCCAGGCAGCGGGGTGGGCTGAAGTCCAGCTCGTCACCATCATCTAGCCAGGCTGAGGTTCGGTGTGAAGGGGAGCCAGAGAGtgcccccagcccagctgctgAGGATCCAGATGACGAGGactcagaagaggaggaggattcagaggaggaggaggaggaggacaggctCTCGCAGGAGCCAGCAGGTGCTGGGCCCACAGGGAAAGCATCGCTGCTGGAGTGGGGTCGCCGTAGCCTGTGCAGCCTCTGGAGGCCTAGAAGAGGGACAGTTTGGTGTCAAGGGCCAGAACTTTACGTACCCATACATCAGTGAGAATAGGGCACACAGCCCAGTGGGTTGGTGGAGGAACGCGAAGAGGCACTTCCCTGGATAGGGTCACAATGGCTGCGAATCCAGGGAGAGCTGTTCAGACTCACAgtgataaaggaaataaatggcaaGGCCATGAGGAGAACCATTCCAGACCCAAAGGCAAGAACGGAGTCTGACAACCACATAGCTTGTGAGCATGAGACCAATGGGATCTCACAGGTAGCCGGTGGGAGTGCAGACTGGGGCAGCCATATTTGGAAAACAAGTGGGCCTTCTCATGTACAGTTGGACATGAACATACCCTACAGCATGCACCTCCATCCACTCCTGGGTACGTGCAGCGCTCTCACCAGAGTGTGGGGCATGGCAGAGATTGCTCACCAGAGCCCCTCAACCCATCGGGAGTGGGACAGACATGCAGCTCTGGATGGGACATCCACACACGGCTACCAGAGAGCAGCTGAGAGGAACGAGCCTGGGCTACACTTGGCCACATGGGTGGCAGTGAGTGAAAAGTGAAGTTCCTCATCCAACACCGTACCCCCTTTCTTAGGATACCTTTAAAGATCCAAAGCCACTAGGACTGTGCTGTATGTTATTTGTGCAGACACCTACAGGTGAGGAGACCTTAGAGCTGACCATCAAGTCTTGAGGGCACCTCTGGTGGGGAGGCAGCAGATGCGAGGGGAGAAGCTTGCAGGTAAGGTCGTGGGGCTCTTTTAGTTCTGGCCAGTGGGTTCATGGGTGTTCATTTTATTATCTAGATTTGTTTTTCAACAGGAATGCATAGAAGACTGTTTGAAAGGACCCTGCCTGAACCAATGATCACAGTACATCATGAACCAAGGGTGATGCTTTATCCAACTCATTGTACCTAATGTCcagattaagggaaaaaaaaacccaacccaccAAATTTGAAGCACATTTAGAGGCCACCTCAGGGCCCCCGGCCCTCCCAGTTCCACCTGGGCACAGGCATGAGCCACCCTGTGCTCACCAGCTCCGCTGGCCTGTGATGACAGAGACTCCTCGCTTTTGGCAGATCTCAGCGTGACGGTGTCAGGTCGGCCACCTGCTAGGAGAGGTACAATGGTCACAGGGCACTTCAGAGTGCCTCCCCCTACCACCACCGCCCACTGCCGGCCTCTGACCTGAAGGCTGCGGTGGGGCACGGGTGCCCCCCAGCCAGG is drawn from Felis catus isolate Fca126 chromosome E2, F.catus_Fca126_mat1.0, whole genome shotgun sequence and contains these coding sequences:
- the ARHGAP33 gene encoding rho GTPase-activating protein 33 isoform X4 is translated as MLVPLLLQYLETLSGLVDSNLNCGPVLTWMELDNHGRRLLLSEEASLNIPAVAAAHVIKRYTAQAPDELSFEVGDIVSVIDMPPTEDRSWWRGKRGFQVGFFPSECVELFTERPGPGLKGDADGPPCGVPTPQGVSSLTSAVPRPRGKLAGLLRTFMRSRPSRQRLRQRGILRQRVFGCDLGEHLSNSGQDVPQVLRCCSEFIEAHGVVDGIYRLSGVSSNIQRLRHEFDSERIPELSGPAFLQDIHSVSSLCKLYFRELPNPLLTYQLYGKFSEAMSVPGEEERLVRVHDVIQQLPPPHYRTLEYLLRHLARMARHSANTSMHARNLAIVWAPNLLRSMELESVGLGGAAAFREVRVQSVVVEFLLTHVDVLFSDTFSSAGLDPAGRCLLPRPKSLAGSGPSTRLLTLEEAQARTQGRLGTPTEPITPKAPASPVERRKRERGEKQRKPGGSSWKTFFALGRGPSIPRKKPLPWLGGTRAPPQPSGGRPDTVTLRSAKSEESLSSQASGAGLQRLHRLRRPHSSSDAFPVGPAPAGSCESLSSSSSSSESSSSSESSSSGSSAAGLGALSGSPSHRTSAWLDDGDELDFSPPRCLEGLRGLDFDPLTFRCSSPTPGDPAPPASPAPPAPASAFPPRVTPQALSPRGTANPASPTALDISEPLAVSVPPAVLELLGAGGTPASVTPTPALSPNPGLRPHLIPLLLRGAEAQLSDTCQQEICSKLSLPGPRGPQGQHGPGTDSPLLPPPLSLLRPGGAPPPPPKNPARLMALALAERAQQVAQRQSQQEHGSTPSAPHSPFHRSLSLEVGGEPPGTSGVGPAPNSLAHPGAWVPGPPPSLPRQQSDGSLVRSQRPPGTSRRGLRGPSQVSAQLRTSGGCRGCGDEPETAAQFLYSVPTQVPTPGFFSSAPRECLPPFLGVPKPGLYSLGSPSYQPSSPAPVWRSPLGPPAPLDRGENLYYEIETGEGSPYSGPTRSWSPFRSMPPDRLNASYGLLGQSPPLHRSPDFLLSYPPPPSCFPHDHLGYSASQHPARRPTRPEPLYVNLALGPRGPSPASSSSSSPPAHPRSRSDPGPPAPRLPQKQRAPWGPHTPHRVPGPWGPPEPLLLYRAAPPAYGRGGEHHRGSLYRNGGQGREGAGPPPPYPTPSWSLHSEGQTRSYC
- the ARHGAP33 gene encoding rho GTPase-activating protein 33 isoform X1, giving the protein MVARSTDSLDGPGEGSVQPLPHTGGPSVKGKPGKRLSAPRGPFPRLADCAHFHYENVDFGHIQLLLSPEREGPSFSGENELVFGVQVTCQDYCPFLSLLLPQGRSWPVLRSYDDFRSLDAHLHRCIFDRRFSCLPELPPPPEGARAAQMLVPLLLQYLETLSGLVDSNLNCGPVLTWMELDNHGRRLLLSEEASLNIPAVAAAHVIKRYTAQAPDELSFEVGDIVSVIDMPPTEDRSWWRGKRGFQVGFFPSECVELFTERPGPGLKGDADGPPCGVPTPQGVSSLTSAVPRPRGKLAGLLRTFMRSRPSRQRLRQRGILRQRVFGCDLGEHLSNSGQDVPQVLRCCSEFIEAHGVVDGIYRLSGVSSNIQRLRHEFDSERIPELSGPAFLQDIHSVSSLCKLYFRELPNPLLTYQLYGKFSEAMSVPGEEERLVRVHDVIQQLPPPHYRTLEYLLRHLARMARHSANTSMHARNLAIVWAPNLLRSMELESVGLGGAAAFREVRVQSVVVEFLLTHVDVLFSDTFSSAGLDPAGRCLLPRPKSLAGSGPSTRLLTLEEAQARTQGRLGTPTEPITPKAPASPVERRKRERGEKQRKPGGSSWKTFFALGRGPSIPRKKPLPWLGGTRAPPQPSGGRPDTVTLRSAKSEESLSSQASGAGLQRLHRLRRPHSSSDAFPVGPAPAGSCESLSSSSSSSESSSSSESSSSGSSAAGLGALSGSPSHRTSAWLDDGDELDFSPPRCLEGLRGLDFDPLTFRCSSPTPGDPAPPASPAPPAPASAFPPRVTPQALSPRGTANPASPTALDISEPLAVSVPPAVLELLGAGGTPASVTPTPALSPNPGLRPHLIPLLLRGAEAQLSDTCQQEICSKLSLPGPRGPQGQHGPGTDSPLLPPPLSLLRPGGAPPPPPKNPARLMALALAERAQQVAQRQSQQEHGSTPSAPHSPFHRSLSLEVGGEPPGTSGVGPAPNSLAHPGAWVPGPPPSLPRQQSDGSLVRSQRPPGTSRRGLRGPSQVSAQLRTSGGCRGCGDEPETAAQFLYSVPTQVPTPGFFSSAPRECLPPFLGVPKPGLYSLGSPSYQPSSPAPVWRSPLGPPAPLDRGENLYYEIETGEGSPYSGPTRSWSPFRSMPPDRLNASYGLLGQSPPLHRSPDFLLSYPPPPSCFPHDHLGYSASQHPARRPTRPEPLYVNLALGPRGPSPASSSSSSPPAHPRSRSDPGPPAPRLPQKQRAPWGPHTPHRVPGPWGPPEPLLLYRAAPPAYGRGGEHHRGSLYRNGGQGREGAGPPPPYPTPSWSLHSEGQTRSYC